The following nucleotide sequence is from Podospora bellae-mahoneyi strain CBS 112042 chromosome 1 map unlocalized CBS112042p_1, whole genome shotgun sequence.
ACCCGTGACCTTGGACGTTGGCCTGCCACCGTTGGTAGCAGTACAATCGGCTCTTTAAGAGACTCCATCGATTTATCAAACCACTCTGCAAAGTCTCTTATCCGAGCATAGCAGTTTTCCCGGTCCTCGTTTGAAAGATTATCCACTTCCCGCCTAAACGCGTTCCCAAGAGTTAGCTACGGTTTGAGATGTAATCGCACATGAATAGATTCATGAATAAACTTGACAAGGATATTAGAAAATTATCGCGGGCCTCTTACCAGACGGATTCAACTGCATCATCCCAATAAAGCCTGAGTAGATCTCTCGTCTCGACGGATGGATTCTTATAAGCATAGTCATCCATAGACTCGTAGTATCTCTGCCCAAAATCATGACAGTAGGCCTTCCATGCGCAGTCTTCCATGTAGGTATGAAGCGGATCCTGAGACGGggcctttggtggtgatcgcGTTGCCCAACTTGTTTCCATGTCAAATTCCTCTGTTGGTATGTCGACGAGATTCGCTAAGTGGAGAGATAATTCAAGATTTGGTTTCGAAAACCTGTGGCCCAGGTAAACGATGTTTGTTGGCAGTGTGGAGGAGTTCTTGTGTGTTAATGCGGTTTCGATTCTACTGATGGATGCTTCTGCAGCTTGTTGGATCGATTTCAGAGATCGTGACATGAAGGCAATGGCGCTCAGTCGCGTCGAGGGCATATCCGTTTCAGCGAGAAGTACACCGGAAGAGCTAAGACGAAGGGCGAAAAGCCCATACCATTCAGCTGTTTCCATGAAGCCACCAAGGGTGTCGATTCCAACCGCGCAATCAATCCACTTGTAGCCAGCCAGCGCCGAGCCAGCACCGGGCGAGCTTCCCAATGCCTCTTGATAGCCGTCTGCACGGGGATTCTTTGGGCTAGAAACGTCGACCCAGGCGGAGTGTAAAATGCCAAACTGCGATACTTTGGTTTTGCCGACCATTATGGCTCCCAACCCGATCAAgtgtttgatgaggtggcacgtttttgaggaggggggatagaAGGACGTCCATGATTCACTTGATAACGTAGTCTTTACTCCCTCCACTGGAAAAAAATCGTCGACAACAAATCGCATACCGGCCAGGGGCTTCTCGGGCGAAGGATCGGAGTAGTATAGTCGGCTGGGCACGGCTATGGCTTTGTGAAGTCCATCTTGAGACAAAGCAGTGACAGGTCCAAATGCACTAGTTGAACACCTCATGTCAGCCAAATGCTCTTGCCATATCGACAGATGGACCTAGGAAACTAGGGGAACTCGATACCTATTCTCAGATTGGTGAAGACTTTTTGGAAAGAGACCAAAGTTGAAGGCACGGAGGCTATCAGGATAGAGCCTCCAGGCTTGATGGAGCCCTTCGTTGTATAAGAAGTAGGGCCCCGGTCTCACCGGATGTTCCGAGTCCTCAAGGATCAAGCCGTGCACCACATGTAGTGGGAACTTGTTGTCCGCGCCAGCTTTGGCGTTAACTGTTGGGTCCTGGTGGTCAATGGTGACAATCCTGTGACCGAACCCGGTCATGTAGACATCATCAGCCACGACAAATCTCTCGAGAGTTGAGATACATGACTCGTCGTGGTATTGTTCGAGAGTCAAACCAGTTACAGGTACGATGTCTCGTAGCTTCGATGCGTTTCCGACACGTCCCAGTCTTTGTGGATGAACAAAGTACTGAACATCGTCGACGGTGGTGAAGATCTGCCGCTCGAGGTGTCGGTCCAATGGCGGAGACTGCTTCCTGTCCGGGGCGGCCATGATCAGATCTCCGAGACGTGGATAAGGATGGCGGTGGCTTGTTATACTAATTGCTGTTAACAATGGCGGACTCTTCAGGTGCCTGTAGAGATGAACACGATAATAGCATAAGACGAGTTCGAGTGGTGGTTGTCTGGTTGAAACGGGAGTTCAAGCGTCAGCGTGGTCGACGTCCAATCTCAGCAGGCAGCCCGCCTTCCATCTTTTGGGTTGCTCAAGGGGTGGCGGCACCTTCCACATTATTCCCGTTGAACCAGGCGCGAGGATCCCTCTTTCCACTTTTCTCCTGCAATTTTTCGTGACCAGAGTTGCAACAAGCTTTCCTACTTGTGTCTTGGACAGACAGGATGTTGTGGGAAGCCGCCGGCCTTGCTCCCGGATGACAAGCCATCTTTGCCTTGAACAAGGAGAACCTCCGAACCTCTCGATACAGGGTTAGGGAAGTTCCCCATCACCTACATCATCTTCCGTCTTTCCTTTTCGGTCCCTGTGACAACAATAAACTCCGAACTCTGGGCCGTAGCTCACGGTTACCACAAGATGGATCGGACTTAAGCTTAATTGTACCTACATCTCCCGCGAGATCGGTTGGCTTGTGTCTACAAGGGACATACTCGGCACTCGTCATTCTAGATGGGGTTTATCAATGGTATCACCAGAGCTGGGCCTACTACTGACCAGAGCCATGTCAATCCACCAAAGAAGAGGTGGCATCTTTGGGGTAGTTCAATCGTACGTCTAGGACCCTTCAATATGGGATCTTACATCCAGACAGTCACCTATTGGTCCCCGCATCGTGGCCGCGAATGCAACCGACGTCACGAAAATGAAACTCTCCGGCTTGAGTTCGGGAACTTCTGCATTTCCAGCCATACATACAGACGCCACCTGCCAGCCTCGCCTGTCACTACACCGAACATCATCCTTCCACAGCACAATCCAGCACATGGACGCTTCCCGTGTTGTGTCTCATGCCCCGGAATATGCCCCAAAAGATCAACCAACTGGCCTCTCTATTGTCACATATTTCATTTCGATCCCGCCTCTCGCCAACACAGTTAACTCCGGTCCACGATGTCCATCAGAGGATCGGCTGCAACACAACATGTGGCACAGTGTAcagacaaaaagaaaacaaataTTGAAACCAAGAACATGTGGGTCGCTGACTGAACAGATCTTGGATCAAAcatgcagcaacaacaacaatgacTAAAAGTCCCCTACTCTGATTACCCCTGACTTGCATCGCCAAGGCTCGGACTACATACAGCCCTTACAAATACGACGTGCTAACACCGAGACATGTGAGGGGGATACTGAACAGTGAAGACGCAGTAAACAAGTTTTCCGGTGCGTCCGGATATACTCGGCGGTTGCAATGCACGCAAaggcaaagaaaagaataccACGATAACAAACCAGGGTCCACGCGTTGGCTAACATACCTACGGACAGAGTCTTGAGTTTGGAACTGCAGGATATGTACAAAAATGTCATATTAAATACGTTTACTTATATCTACACTATGTACTGTGTATCAATGCCCAAAATACATACCGTTTGAACTCCATGCTATCCATACATGTCCCTTGTTGCCTGGCGTACCTGCCCATGCCCCTTGTCCTGTTAGCCATTCCTTGTTATAACTCCATGACTTGATCCCAACCTCCCATACCAGAAATGACAATAACCCGCTAAAAGCTCAACAAATAAAA
It contains:
- a CDS encoding uncharacterized protein (EggNog:ENOG503NVR9; COG:J), producing MAAPDRKQSPPLDRHLERQIFTTVDDVQYFVHPQRLGRVGNASKLRDIVPVTGLTLEQYHDESCISTLERFVVADDVYMTGFGHRIVTIDHQDPTVNAKAGADNKFPLHVVHGLILEDSEHPVRPGPYFLYNEGLHQAWRLYPDSLRAFNFGLFPKSLHQSENSAFGPVTALSQDGLHKAIAVPSRLYYSDPSPEKPLAGMRFVVDDFFPVEGVKTTLSSESWTSFYPPSSKTCHLIKHLIGLGAIMVGKTKVSQFGILHSAWVDVSSPKNPRADGYQEALGSSPGAGSALAGYKWIDCAVGIDTLGGFMETAEWYGLFALRLSSSGVLLAETDMPSTRLSAIAFMSRSLKSIQQAAEASISRIETALTHKNSSTLPTNIVYLGHRFSKPNLELSLHLANLVDIPTEEFDMETSWATRSPPKAPSQDPLHTYMEDCAWKAYCHDFGQRYYESMDDYAYKNPSVETRDLLRLYWDDAVESVWREVDNLSNEDRENCYARIRDFAEWFDKSMESLKEPIVLLPTVAGQRPRSRVYSPSSYAPTAHRMINWDDTLAAILERPQVILPVGRISFSSAISRATEALPLCISMMSRRNTDLELLDFVTNIMEGNKLQVEVEVGKDALPQAKETWQFFKASDSDGDEEALSDKGGDKSPPPGELDGSESEGSPEDDEQLAIQMSLEEDH